A genomic region of Phragmites australis chromosome 2, lpPhrAust1.1, whole genome shotgun sequence contains the following coding sequences:
- the LOC133906799 gene encoding uncharacterized protein LOC133906799 → MPRHATPPHLLPRRPPSPPLLNVSAHGLPLHPLLLSFNADHLLCDHLLVSTFTSCLATSIISKEEEEAPPLMGLVNVNAQPHYPQRHGCRRGKPSVVPVPDVVVDEQALTELGECCQELEEGQRVWVAHRQEAAWWLKRVEQQLEMEH, encoded by the exons ATGCCTCGCCACGCCACCCCTCCTCATCTCCTTCCCCGCCGaccaccctctcctcctctcctcaacGTCAGCGCTCATGGGCTTCCTCTccatcccctcctcctctccttcaaCGCCGACCACCTGCTCTGTGACCACCTCCTCgtctccaccttcacctcctgcCTCGCCACGTCCATCAtctccaaggaggaggaggaggccccacCCCTCATGGGTCTTGTCAACGTCAATGCTCAACCGCACTA CCCGCAACGCCATGGATGTAGACGGGGCAAGCCGTCGGTGGTGCCGGTGCCGGACGTGGTGGTTGACGAGCAAGCCCTGACGGAGCTCGGCGAGTGTTGTCAGGAGCTGGAGGAGGGGCAACGTGTGTGGGTGGCGCATCGACAGGAGGCGGCATGGTGGCTGAAGCGCGTGGAGCAGCAGCTGGAGATGGAGCACTAG